The Portunus trituberculatus isolate SZX2019 chromosome 19, ASM1759143v1, whole genome shotgun sequence genome contains a region encoding:
- the LOC123506208 gene encoding pigment-dispersing hormone 2 peptides-like gives MRSCVFVAVLVLVVIAALLTQGQELHVPEREAVATLAARILKVVHAPQDAAAGFPHKRNSELINSLLGISALMNEAGRR, from the exons ATGCGCAGCTGTGTGTTCGTGgccgtgctggtgctggtggtcatCGCTGCCCTCCTCACCCAAGGGCAGGAGCTTCATGTCCCCGagcgtgag GCCGTGGCCACCCTGGCGGCACGCATCCTGAAGGTGGTCCACGCCCCGCAGGACGCCGCTGCAGGTTTCCCTCACAAACGCAACTCTGAACTCATCAACTCGCTGCTCGGCATCTCTGCCCTCATGAACGAAGCCGGCAGGCGGTGA
- the LOC123506222 gene encoding pigment-dispersing hormone 2 peptides-like gives MRSGVFVAVLVLLVLAALLTQGQQLHVPEREAVASLAARILKVVHAPQDAAAGLPHKRNSELINSLLGISALMNEAGRR, from the exons ATGCGCAGCGGTGTGTTCGTAGccgtgctggtgctgctggtccTCGCTGCCCTCCTCACTCAGGGGCAGCAGCTTCATGTCCCAGaacgtgag GCAGTGGCCTCCCTGGCGGCACGCATCCTGAAGGTGGTCCACGCCCCGCAGGACGCCGCCGCAGGTCTCCCTCACAAACGCAATTCTGAACTCATCAACTCGCTGCTCGGCATCTCTGCACTCATGAACGAGGCCGGCAGGCGTTGA
- the LOC123506225 gene encoding pigment-dispersing hormone 2 peptides, with product MRSGVFVAVLVLVVLAALLTQGQELHVPEREAVATLAARILKVVHAPQDAAAGLPHKRNSELINSLLGLSALMNEAGRR from the exons ATGCGCAGCGGTGTGTTCGTGgccgtgctggtgctggtggtcctCGCTGCCCTCCTCACCCAGGGGCAGGAGCTTCATGTCCCCGaacgtgag GCCGTGGCCACCCTGGCGGCACGCATCCTGAAGGTGGTCCACGCCCCGCAGGACGCCGCCGCAGGTCTCCCTCACAAACGCAACTCTGAACTCATCAACTCGCTGCTTGGCCTCTCTGCGCTCATGAACGAGGCCGGCAGGCGGTGA
- the LOC123506236 gene encoding pigment-dispersing hormone 2 peptides-like has protein sequence MRSGVFVAVLVLVVLAALLTQGQELHIPEREAVATLAARILKVVHAPQDAALGLPHKRNSELINSLLGLSALMNEAGRR, from the exons ATGCGCAGCGGTGTGTTCGTGgccgtgctggtgctggtggtcctCGCTGCTCTCCTCACCCAGGGGCAAGAGCTTCATATCCCCgaacgtg aggcCGTGGCCACCCTGGCGGCACGAATCCTGAAGGTGGTCCACGCCCCGCAGGACGCCGCCCTAGGTCTCCCTCACAAACGTAACTCTGAACTCATCAACTCGCTGCTCGGCCTCTCTGCACTCATGAACGAGGCCGGCAGGCGGTGA
- the LOC123506293 gene encoding pigment-dispersing hormone 2 peptides-like, with protein sequence MRSGVFVAVLVLLVLAALLTQGQQLHVPEREAVASLAARILKVVHAPQDAAAGLPHKRNSELINSLLGISALMNEAGRR encoded by the exons ATGCGCAGCGGTGTGTTCGTAGccgtgctggtgctgctggtccTCGCTGCCCTCCTCACTCAGGGGCAGCAGCTTCATGTCCCCGaacgtgag GCAGTGGCCTCCCTGGCGGCACGCATCCTGAAGGTGGTCCACGCCCCGCAGGACGCCGCCGCAGGTCTCCCTCACAAACGCAATTCTGAACTCATCAACTCGCTGCTCGGCATCTCTGCACTCATGAACGAGGCCGGCAGGCGTTGA
- the LOC123506296 gene encoding pigment-dispersing hormone 2 peptides-like yields MRSSVFVAVLVLVVLAALLTQGQELHIPEREAVATLAARILKVVYAPQDTATGLPHKRNSELINSLLGLSALMNEAGRR; encoded by the exons ATGCGCAGCTCTGTGTTCGTGGCCGTGCTGGTGCTGGTTGTCCTCGCTGCCCTCCTCACCCAGGGGCAGGAGCTTCATATCCCCGagcgtgag GCCGTGGCCACCCTGGCGGCACGCATTCTGAAGGTGGTCTACGCCCCGCAGGACACCGCCACAGGTCTCCCTCACAAACGCAACTCTGAACTCATCAACTCGCTGCTTGGCCTCTCTGCGCTCATGAACGAGGCCGGCAGGCGGTGA
- the LOC123506055 gene encoding pigment-dispersing hormone 2 peptides-like, with translation MRSGVFVAVLVLVVLTALLTQGQELQSPNAVATLAARILKVVHAPQDAAASLPHKRNSELINSLLGISALMNEAGRR, from the exons ATGCGCAGCGGTGTGTTCGTGGCCGTGCTGGTGCTGGTTGTCCTCACTGCCCTCCTCACCCAAGGGCAGGAGCTTCAGTCCCCGaac GCCGTGGCCACCCTGGCGGCACGCATCCTGAAGGTGGTCCACGCCCCGCAGGACGCCGCCGCAAGTCTCCCTCACAAACGCAACTCTGAACTCATCAACTCGCTGCTCGGCATCTCTGCGCTCATGAACGAGGCCGGCAGGCGGTGA
- the LOC123506227 gene encoding pigment-dispersing hormone 2 peptides-like, which translates to MRSCVFVAVLVLVVFAALLSQGQELHVPEREAVATLAARILKVVYGPQDTAAGVPHKRNSELINSLLGISALMNEAGRR; encoded by the exons ATGCGCAGCTGTGTGTTCGTGgccgtgctggtgctggtggttttCGCTGCCCTCCTCAGCCAGGGGCAGGAGCTTCATGTCCCCGagcgtgag GCCGTGGCCACCCTGGCGGCACGCATCCTGAAGGTGGTCTACGGCCCGCAGGACACCGCCGCAGGTGTCCCTCACAAACGCAACTCTGaactcatcaactccctcctcggCATCTCTGCGCTCATGAACGAGGCGGGCAGGCGGTGA
- the LOC123506298 gene encoding pigment-dispersing hormone 2 peptides-like: protein MRSGVFVAVLVLVVLAALLTQGQELHIPEREAVATLAARILKVVHAPQDAALGLPHKRNSELINSLLGLSALMNEAGRR from the exons ATGCGCAGTGGTGTGTTCGTGgccgtgctggtgctggtggtcctCGCTGCTCTCCTCACCCAGGGGCAAGAGCTTCATATCcccgaacgtg aggcCGTGGCCACCCTGGCGGCACGAATCCTGAAGGTGGTCCACGCCCCGCAGGACGCCGCCCTAGGTCTCCCTCACAAACGTAACTCTGAACTCATCAACTCGCTGCTCGGCCTCTCTGCACTCATGAACGAGGCCGGCAGGCGGTGA